Proteins encoded within one genomic window of Flavobacterium gilvum:
- a CDS encoding autotransporter-associated beta strand repeat-containing protein, whose protein sequence is MKKLLQNCKQFIIFCTLLMCRNYTYGQVPVQQFWMLNRSTVSDTLVWDVGPWNRQINNGSGTLLVTNPVWTANKGNTNTKWNVCKNAVFGGNLGTGAAGTVTLGAAVNSVKSISFFPAASGNFTINSQSITTTCATDLPVFVSAGLQPTIASILTGTNSLIKNGAGALVLTGTNTYSGITNINGGILQIGAGGSAGSIPSASQVNIANNAILFWDIINGSQVLPNPISGAGSVQVKVAGNMSNTGGGDGTLSQITNTTNNYTGGTNILGGFVRANNAYLGTGTVSLQGGGLCGTGTSMTWSSNPINVPTGSTGYLRSFSNVTTTFATPISGIGTLQLADSGAIILTGNNPFNGNIIMSGNGDFSINGTGTLGSGNFYGNIDNPSGRTLSWNGTVSQTFNGIISSTNGNFWFNSGNTTLAGGANVPGSNWYLNTPTTGGIVTQNITGGTYLFNSYQIFQNNVNNNNLTLNISGGNLTFTTLGMGGSTAGGASNNKNTLNLTGGTVNVTGTFFPYKWATNYVNIANATMIANTYHVGWVDTGPICYITINSGGLFGFNNLQVEGWRNNYIYLNGGTLRPCNIPATTFVSFTVQSNGGTIDNNGSNISIAQVVTGSGGLTFVGSGTTTISGSNAYSGGTTISGGTLTASNVNAFGTGVIIVKAGATLNKNGFAISNTVINNGGTINP, encoded by the coding sequence ATGAAAAAGTTATTGCAAAATTGTAAGCAGTTTATAATCTTTTGCACATTATTAATGTGTAGAAATTATACTTATGGTCAAGTTCCTGTGCAACAATTCTGGATGTTGAATAGGTCAACTGTTTCGGATACATTAGTTTGGGATGTTGGACCATGGAACAGGCAGATTAATAATGGCTCCGGAACTTTATTGGTTACTAATCCTGTTTGGACAGCGAATAAAGGAAATACTAATACCAAATGGAACGTTTGTAAAAATGCAGTATTCGGAGGCAATTTGGGAACAGGTGCAGCTGGTACGGTAACATTGGGAGCAGCTGTAAATAGTGTTAAGTCTATTTCTTTTTTTCCTGCAGCAAGTGGAAATTTTACTATAAATAGTCAATCAATTACGACTACCTGTGCTACAGATTTGCCTGTTTTTGTATCTGCCGGACTTCAGCCAACAATAGCTTCAATCCTTACAGGAACAAATTCACTTATTAAAAATGGTGCAGGAGCCTTGGTTTTAACAGGCACAAATACTTACTCTGGAATTACCAATATCAATGGTGGTATTTTGCAAATAGGAGCTGGTGGGAGTGCAGGAAGTATTCCTTCCGCTTCACAAGTAAATATTGCAAATAATGCCATTTTGTTTTGGGATATAATAAACGGGTCACAGGTATTGCCAAATCCTATATCCGGTGCAGGAAGTGTACAAGTGAAAGTAGCAGGTAATATGTCTAATACAGGTGGCGGAGATGGTACGCTGTCGCAGATTACAAACACAACAAATAATTATACTGGAGGAACGAATATTTTAGGAGGTTTTGTACGTGCAAACAATGCTTATTTGGGTACAGGAACTGTTAGTTTGCAAGGAGGTGGTTTGTGTGGTACCGGGACTTCAATGACATGGAGTAGTAATCCTATAAATGTGCCGACAGGCTCTACCGGTTATCTTCGCTCTTTTTCAAACGTAACGACTACTTTCGCAACACCAATATCAGGAATCGGAACACTCCAATTGGCAGATTCGGGGGCAATAATTTTAACAGGCAACAATCCGTTTAATGGAAATATTATAATGAGTGGCAACGGCGATTTTAGTATTAATGGTACTGGTACATTGGGTTCGGGAAATTTTTACGGTAATATTGATAATCCGAGCGGACGCACATTAAGTTGGAATGGAACCGTTTCACAAACTTTTAATGGGATTATTAGCAGTACTAATGGAAATTTTTGGTTTAATTCAGGGAATACAACGCTTGCTGGGGGGGCAAATGTACCGGGAAGCAATTGGTATTTAAATACGCCTACTACTGGAGGTATTGTTACTCAAAACATCACTGGCGGGACTTATCTTTTTAATAGTTATCAAATTTTCCAAAATAACGTAAATAACAATAATTTAACCTTAAATATTTCTGGTGGCAATCTTACATTTACCACTCTTGGAATGGGAGGCTCTACTGCGGGTGGTGCTAGTAATAATAAAAACACTCTAAATCTAACAGGAGGGACTGTGAATGTTACAGGAACTTTTTTTCCGTATAAATGGGCAACTAATTATGTTAATATAGCTAACGCCACAATGATAGCTAATACTTATCATGTAGGTTGGGTAGATACTGGACCCATCTGCTACATTACTATCAATAGTGGGGGGCTTTTTGGTTTCAACAATTTGCAGGTTGAAGGATGGCGAAACAATTACATTTATTTAAATGGAGGTACATTAAGACCATGTAATATCCCTGCGACAACTTTTGTCTCATTTACTGTACAGTCCAATGGCGGAACTATTGATAACAATGGTTCAAATATTTCCATAGCTCAAGTGGTGACGGGCTCAGGCGGATTGACATTTGTGGGGTCAGGAACCACAACTATTTCTGGTAGCAATGCTTATAGCGGAGGGACTACCATCAGCGGGGGTACGCTTACTGCAAGCAATGTGAATGCCTTTGGAACAGGAGTCATAATCGTAAAAGCTGGGGCTACATTAAATAAAAATGGATTTGCAATTTCCAATACTGTTATTAATAACGGAGGAACAATAAATCCGTAA
- a CDS encoding autotransporter outer membrane beta-barrel domain-containing protein: MMNKIIIILLLFSLSFSSFAQKKVRVINNKGTVTYVDPSKWFEVAGNLYNKNGNVAIGLDTLTTPTARLVISNGGSTTLPPLKLQNPFAGSFTDSLLTWNAADGEVRRMHINKLLNNTWKVTGNAGTNPGNNFLGTTDANDLVIKTNNTEKMRVTSVGNIGVGTATPSTKLEVNSGTTDVSGLRFSQLKSTSPAPVTYNSKVLTVNATGDVGLTTVPGTESIVDFSVNVDPNVAGTTFSPDIQKDRDIVYLSTIDYSSWTWNGVAYVAYSPTSTAWLQGGNIVSFMKPLGTKNDYDLPIVTNSMERMRITSTGKVGIGNTYPYAALDVNGNIYTSLHLSLNEHDAAEKGSRFIGHKSGNSGDGFAGMEMQVLGTAEGASGNNVSRIHFNTWGNSISASRRVMTINEYGNVGMGTTTPAAKLEVNSGTTDVSGLRITNLKNTTVVTADAKAIGVNANGDVVTVDAAANAWSLTGNAGTTTGTNFIGTTDANELMVKTNNVERMKVLSGTTVNTTQIGVATANPAFTTPANTGATIPTLGVDGTVNATNYTSPVQIVIGGAWDLSKGGNAKWTLAAGANTLTLTNMKPGMYGTIIVTNTGTSTIAFGGGTNKVINGGSGVVTLTPLAGAVDLLSFFYDGTTFWWTIGNNYN, encoded by the coding sequence ATGATGAACAAAATTATAATCATTTTATTATTATTCTCACTTTCTTTTAGCTCTTTTGCCCAAAAGAAAGTGAGAGTGATTAATAATAAGGGAACTGTAACATATGTAGATCCGAGTAAATGGTTTGAAGTTGCAGGGAATTTATATAATAAAAATGGAAACGTAGCTATAGGCTTGGATACATTAACAACTCCCACTGCCCGTTTGGTTATCAGTAATGGTGGAAGTACAACATTGCCTCCATTGAAATTGCAAAATCCTTTTGCAGGGAGTTTTACTGATAGTTTGCTTACCTGGAATGCTGCAGATGGAGAAGTGAGGAGGATGCATATAAATAAGCTGTTGAATAATACTTGGAAAGTTACAGGTAATGCAGGAACCAATCCAGGAAATAATTTTTTAGGCACTACAGACGCTAATGATTTGGTAATAAAAACCAATAATACTGAGAAAATGCGTGTCACCTCAGTTGGAAACATAGGTGTTGGAACTGCTACACCTTCTACAAAACTGGAAGTTAATAGTGGAACTACTGATGTATCGGGGTTAAGGTTTTCACAACTTAAAAGCACAAGCCCTGCCCCTGTTACTTATAACAGCAAAGTACTTACTGTGAATGCAACGGGAGATGTAGGGTTAACAACTGTTCCAGGGACGGAATCTATTGTTGATTTCTCGGTTAATGTAGATCCTAATGTTGCTGGAACTACTTTTTCTCCCGATATTCAAAAGGATAGAGACATTGTATATCTATCAACTATCGACTATAGTTCATGGACATGGAATGGGGTAGCTTACGTTGCATATTCACCAACTTCTACAGCATGGCTGCAGGGTGGAAACATTGTGTCATTTATGAAACCATTGGGAACAAAAAATGACTACGATTTACCAATTGTGACTAATAGCATGGAGCGTATGCGTATCACTTCCACAGGTAAGGTAGGTATAGGCAACACATATCCTTATGCGGCATTAGATGTCAACGGAAATATATACACCTCATTACATCTCAGTCTGAATGAGCACGATGCAGCCGAAAAAGGCAGCCGCTTTATTGGGCATAAATCTGGTAATTCAGGAGATGGTTTTGCAGGCATGGAGATGCAGGTATTAGGCACAGCAGAAGGGGCATCAGGTAATAACGTATCAAGGATACATTTTAATACATGGGGAAATTCAATATCTGCCAGCCGTAGGGTAATGACAATAAACGAATATGGTAATGTAGGTATGGGAACAACAACTCCGGCTGCTAAACTAGAAGTTAATAGTGGTACTACTGATGTATCGGGGTTAAGAATCACCAATTTGAAGAATACAACTGTAGTTACCGCTGACGCAAAAGCTATTGGTGTTAATGCCAATGGAGATGTTGTAACTGTTGATGCTGCTGCTAATGCCTGGAGCCTTACAGGTAATGCCGGTACTACAACTGGTACTAATTTTATTGGCACTACCGATGCAAATGAATTAATGGTAAAAACCAATAATGTTGAGCGTATGAAGGTTTTATCGGGAACCACAGTAAACACAACACAGATAGGTGTAGCAACAGCCAATCCCGCTTTTACAACGCCAGCTAATACAGGTGCAACAATACCCACTTTGGGAGTTGATGGTACAGTAAATGCCACCAATTATACCTCTCCGGTGCAAATCGTAATAGGAGGAGCGTGGGACTTAAGCAAGGGAGGAAATGCTAAATGGACATTGGCTGCCGGAGCAAATACTCTTACTCTGACCAATATGAAACCGGGTATGTACGGTACCATCATAGTTACAAACACAGGAACCAGTACTATAGCTTTTGGCGGAGGAACTAATAAAGTAATCAATGGTGGAAGTGGCGTTGTTACTCTTACCCCTTTAGCCGGTGCGGTTGATCTTCTTTCCTTTTTTTACGATGGGACAACTTTTTGGTGGACAATAGGAAATAATTATAACTAA
- a CDS encoding DUF4861 family protein, producing MKYTKYLCLSFLFLPLLLLSQTKKNIEIKNNSNLERKEAVVAIKWETILSQYPQIDTTNFVVINSSTNKQIPYQLEHKGLPAIQNLLVQVSVKAKGTLLLSIQKGKPMAFQTKTYGRYVPERFEDFAWENDKIAFRAYGKALEKQKDNAYGIDVWVKRTDRMVINERYKRNEYHTDHGDGMDYYKVGFTMGAGDMAPYVNDNIVYLGNYHHWKVLDNGPLRSTFRLEYDDADAAGIKVSHTKIISLDAGSQLNRIENVYSFSDNKALPVAVGIAKRPEQGTLLLNEQQGIMGYWEPTVAEDGTTGVGSILNIPVKNILVGKDQILAITEVKNNEPIVYYTGAAWDRAGKITNASQWFDYLNNFSQELKQPLLVNVK from the coding sequence ATGAAATACACCAAATACCTTTGTTTATCTTTTCTTTTTTTGCCATTGTTGCTTTTGTCTCAGACAAAAAAAAATATTGAAATAAAAAATAATTCTAATTTAGAAAGAAAAGAAGCCGTTGTGGCTATCAAATGGGAAACAATCCTTTCTCAATATCCACAAATTGATACTACAAATTTTGTTGTGATCAATTCATCGACCAATAAACAAATTCCTTATCAGTTGGAGCATAAAGGACTTCCTGCTATTCAAAATTTATTAGTACAGGTAAGTGTCAAAGCCAAAGGGACACTTCTTTTATCCATACAAAAAGGGAAACCAATGGCATTCCAAACTAAAACTTACGGACGTTACGTGCCTGAAAGATTTGAAGATTTCGCTTGGGAAAATGACAAAATCGCATTTAGAGCTTACGGCAAAGCATTAGAAAAACAAAAAGATAACGCTTACGGTATTGACGTTTGGGTAAAACGTACTGATAGAATGGTAATAAATGAGCGTTACAAGCGAAATGAATATCATACGGATCACGGAGACGGTATGGACTATTATAAAGTTGGATTTACCATGGGAGCAGGGGATATGGCACCTTATGTGAATGATAATATTGTCTATTTAGGAAACTATCACCATTGGAAAGTATTGGATAACGGCCCGTTACGTTCTACTTTTAGATTGGAATATGATGATGCAGATGCAGCCGGAATTAAAGTTTCGCATACCAAAATCATTTCTTTGGATGCCGGTTCACAGCTTAATCGAATCGAAAATGTTTACTCGTTTTCAGACAACAAAGCATTGCCTGTTGCGGTTGGAATTGCTAAAAGACCTGAACAAGGTACTTTGTTATTAAACGAGCAACAAGGAATTATGGGTTATTGGGAGCCTACTGTTGCAGAAGATGGTACAACTGGTGTAGGAAGTATTTTGAACATTCCTGTTAAAAATATTTTAGTTGGAAAAGATCAGATTTTAGCGATTACTGAGGTGAAAAATAATGAACCAATCGTTTATTATACTGGTGCCGCTTGGGACAGAGCCGGAAAAATTACGAATGCATCGCAATGGTTTGACTATTTGAATAATTTCTCCCAAGAATTAAAACAGCCGTTGTTGGTAAATGTGAAATAA
- a CDS encoding gluconate 5-dehydrogenase yields MSINLFDLTGKTALITGGVHGLGMSMAKGLGHAGAKIVVNDLSQENIDKAVAEYKSVGIEAYGYVFNVCDEKAVIANIKQIEAEVGPIDILVNNAGIIKRTPIIDMEVEDFTAVINVDLISPFIVSKNVAKGMIQRGGGKIINICSMMSELGRQDVSAYAAAKGGLKMLTKNMATEWAKFNIQTNGIGPGYFATSQTAPIRVDGHPFNEFIISRTPANRWGDPEDLQGAAIFLSSKASDFVNGHILYVDGGILATIGKPSNE; encoded by the coding sequence ATGTCAATTAACTTATTTGATTTAACAGGGAAAACAGCTCTTATTACAGGTGGTGTACATGGTTTGGGAATGTCTATGGCTAAAGGACTTGGTCACGCTGGAGCAAAAATTGTAGTAAATGATCTTTCACAAGAAAACATAGATAAAGCTGTAGCAGAGTACAAATCTGTTGGAATAGAAGCTTACGGATATGTATTTAATGTATGCGATGAAAAAGCAGTAATCGCCAACATAAAACAGATAGAAGCTGAAGTTGGCCCTATCGATATTTTAGTGAACAATGCTGGAATCATCAAAAGAACTCCAATCATCGATATGGAAGTTGAAGATTTTACAGCGGTGATCAATGTAGATTTAATCAGTCCTTTTATCGTTTCCAAAAATGTTGCCAAAGGAATGATTCAACGCGGTGGGGGAAAAATCATCAACATTTGTTCAATGATGAGCGAATTGGGAAGACAAGATGTAAGTGCTTACGCTGCCGCAAAAGGAGGTTTGAAAATGTTAACCAAAAACATGGCAACAGAATGGGCTAAATTTAACATCCAGACAAATGGTATTGGACCAGGTTATTTTGCTACTAGCCAAACTGCTCCAATTAGAGTTGACGGACACCCATTTAACGAGTTTATCATCAGCAGAACACCGGCAAATCGTTGGGGAGATCCTGAAGATTTACAAGGTGCTGCCATCTTCTTGTCATCAAAAGCGAGTGATTTTGTGAATGGTCACATTCTTTATGTTGATGGTGGAATACTTGCAACTATTGGAAAACCATCAAACGAATAA